The Bacillus carboniphilus genome contains a region encoding:
- the dapA gene encoding 4-hydroxy-tetrahydrodipicolinate synthase, whose translation MDFGNISTAMVTPFDTKGNIDFNKTSLLIEYLLQNGSDSLVVAGTTGESPTLTKEEKLALFKHVVSKVNGRVPVIAGCGSNNTKASIELSVKAQEIGVDAIMLVSPYYNKPSQEGMYAHFKEIAKNLELPIMLYNIPGRTSINIEPETIIRLSEIDNIVAVKEASGNLDNMAMIISQTSDEFVLYSGDDSSTLPVLSIGGKGIVSVSSHIIGNQMQDMIESFQTGELKQAAKLHGELLPVMKELFSAPSPAPVKTALQMKGIDVGSVRLPLLPLNENERMKLYEKLKTIL comes from the coding sequence ATGGATTTTGGTAATATCTCAACAGCAATGGTTACTCCCTTTGATACAAAGGGAAATATTGATTTTAATAAAACTTCTTTATTGATTGAATACTTACTGCAAAATGGGTCTGATTCTTTAGTAGTAGCAGGTACAACAGGTGAATCACCTACCTTAACAAAAGAAGAAAAACTTGCTTTATTTAAACACGTTGTTTCAAAGGTTAATGGGAGAGTCCCTGTCATTGCAGGTTGCGGATCAAATAATACAAAAGCATCGATTGAATTATCCGTTAAAGCTCAAGAAATTGGTGTGGATGCTATTATGCTTGTTTCACCTTATTACAACAAGCCAAGCCAAGAAGGAATGTATGCTCATTTTAAAGAAATAGCTAAAAATCTTGAATTGCCAATTATGCTTTACAACATTCCTGGAAGAACTTCAATAAATATTGAACCAGAAACGATTATTCGTTTGTCTGAAATAGACAATATTGTTGCTGTTAAAGAAGCTAGTGGGAATTTAGACAATATGGCTATGATCATCTCTCAAACGTCAGATGAATTCGTATTATATAGTGGAGATGATAGCTCTACATTGCCAGTCTTGTCGATTGGTGGAAAGGGAATTGTTTCTGTATCATCCCATATCATTGGTAACCAAATGCAAGATATGATTGAAAGCTTCCAAACGGGTGAACTAAAGCAGGCTGCCAAACTACATGGTGAATTATTACCGGTAATGAAAGAATTATTTTCAGCTCCAAGTCCCGCTCCTGTAAAAACAGCTCTACAAATGAAGGGGATTGATGTTGGATCTGTTCGACTTCCTCTGCTTCCTCTCAATGAAAATGAGCGAATGAAACTTTATGAAAAATTAAAAACGATTTTGTGA